tcctcatcctccacctcctcttcgcccggtacctcgtcatgtacactgccctgaccagacaatcgctgactgtcatcaaggctttcctcttcctctggtgcagacgcctgatcctttatgtgcgtcaaactttgcatcagcagacgcattagggggatgctcatgcttattatggcgttgtctgcactaaccagccgtgtgcattcctcaaaacactgaaggacttgacacatgtcttgaatcttcgaccactgcacacctgacaactccatgtctgccatcctactgcctgcccgtgtatgtgtatcctcccacaaaaacataacagcccgcctctgttcgcacagtctctgaagcatgtgcagtgttgagttccaccttgttgcaacgtctatgattaggcgatgctggggaaggttcaaagaacgctgataggtctgcatacggctggagtgtacaggcgaacggcggatatgtgcgcaaagtccacgcactttgaggagcaggtcggataaccccggataacttttcaggaagcactgcaccaccaggtttaaggtgtgagccaggcaaggaatgtgtttcagttgggaaagggagatggcagccatgaaattccttccgttatcactcactaccttgcctgcctcaagatctacagtgcccagccacgactgcgtttcttgctgcaagaactcggacagaacttccgcggtgtgtctattgtcgcccaaacacttcatagccaatacagcctgctgacgtatgccagtagctgccccataatgggagacctggtgtgcaacagtggcaggtgcggatggagtgtttgtgcgactgcggtctgtggacgagctcttgcttctgcaggaggacgaggaggaggaggaggagggggtgcgaacggctacagacaactgtttactagaccgtgggctaggcagaactgtcccaaacttgctgtcccctgtggaccctgaatccaccacatttacccagtgtgccgtgatggacacgtaacgtccctggccatgcctactggtccatgcatctgttgtcaggtgcacctttgtgctcacagattgcctgagtgcatggacgatgcgctctttaacatgctggtggagggctgggatggcttttctggaaaaaaagtgtcgactgggtagctcgtagcgtggtacagcgtagtccatcaggtctttgaaagcttcgctttcaactaaccggtagggcatcatctctaacgagattagtctagctatgtgggcgttcaaaccctgtgtacgcggatgcgaggctaagtatttcctttttctaaccatagtctcatgtagggtgagctggactggagagctggagatcgtggaactagcgggggtgccggtggacatggcagactgagagacggtgggagatggtattgttgccgccggtgccctagatgcagtgtttcctactacgaaactggtgattccctgaccctgactgctttggcctggcaaagatacctgcacagatacagcaggtggtgcgctaaatggtggtcctacactgccggaagggatgttgcgttgatgactagcttcattggccgagggtgcaacaaccttaagggacgtttggtagttagtccaagctttcaaatgcatggtggttaaatgtctatgcatgcaactagtattgagacttttcagattctgacctctgcttaaggaagtagaacatttttgacagatgactttgcgctgatcaattggatgttgtttaaaaaaatgccagactgcactctttctagcatcggataccttttcaggcattgcagactgagctttaaccggatggccacgctatcctccaccaggttttggctttgccacgcgttttgggcaagatacgggcccggcagatggaacctgtggcgatgttgatgcctgctgcggcccctcctcctcctctgcttcagaactgctgccgcctgcaccctgttcccccaatggctgccaatcggggtcaagaactgggtcatctaataactcttcttgtacctcctgcgcaacttcgtctgtgtcaccgtgtcgttcggtggtatagcgttcgtgatggggcaacatagtctcatcagggtctgattcttgatcagcaccctgcgagggcaatgttgtggtctgagtcaaaggaccagcatagtagtctggctgtggctgtgcgtcagtgcactccatgtcagattcaatttgtaatgggcatggactgttaactgcttcactttctaagccagggacggtatgtgtaaagagctccatggagtaacccgttgtgtcgcctgctgcattcttctctgttgttgtttttgctgaagaggacaaggaagtgacttgtccctgaccgtgaacatccactaacgacgcgctgcttttacttttaccagtttcacgagatgaggcaaaagagctagaggctgagtcagcaagataagccaaaacttgctcttgctgctccggctttaaaagcggttttcctaatcccagaaaagggagcgttcgaggccttgtgtagccggacgacgaacctggctccacagctccagacttaggtgcaatattttttcccccacgaccacctgatgctccaccactaccactaccctcattaccagctgacaatgaacgcccccggccacgacctcttccactagacttcctcattgttttaaaaacgtaaccaaactaacgttatttgttgcagtcacacaacttacacggtgagctataacttcagtatgatttagctacccctttacaggttggtgagaccacagcgaaaatcaggcccaatgttacacactctttttttggtggctgcaaattagagagatgccccacacgcaggactgtcactgaagcacaaatgttaatattaatgtcacactattattttttttttatttttatttttttcaggaacactttagaaacccccccaaaaaaaaaaaatagatttttgcagggagaatttagaaaacaaatgtaacaaactatatgctttctatgggccactgagtgagagatgacgcacacaggaatcaggagtggcacacaagcccagaggccaatatttttctaccaatgattgatggagttattttctctggtagattttggaacccaaatcaaggaaaaaaaatgtaggctttctatggaccacaattggagagagagagagagagagatggcacacccaggagtcaagactggcacacaagcagagaggccaatattaatctcccactgttttttttttttttttttttttttttcagggagactttagaaaaaaaaataataaaaaaaatatgattttatcaggaagaatttagaaaccaaataaaataaaatgattttttcagggagaatttataaaacaaataaaaacaaaaataggcgttctatggcccactgactgagagatgacgcacacaggagtcaggagtggcacacaaacccagaggccaatatttttctaccaatgattgatgtagttattttctctggtagattttagaacccaaatcaaggaaaaaaaatataggctttctatggaccacaattggagagagagagagagagagagagagagagagagagagagagagatggcacacccaggagtcaagactggcacacaagcagaaaggccaatattaatctcccactgttttttttggttgtttttttttttttttttttcagggagactttagaaaaaaaaataataaaaaaaatatgattttatcaggaagaatttagaaaccaaataaaataaaatgattttttcagggagaatttataaaacaaataaaaccaaaaataggcgttctatggcccactgactgagagatgacgcacccaggagtcaagactggcacacaagcagaaaggccaatattaatctcccactgttttttttttttttttttcagggagactttagaaaaaaaaataataaaaaaaatatgattttatcaggaagaatttagaaaccaaataaaataaaatgattttttcagggagaatttataaaacaaataaaaccaaaaataggcgttctatggcccactgactgagagatgacgcacccaggagtcaagactggcacacaagcagaaaggccaatattaatctcccactgtttttttttttttttttcagggagactttagaaaaaaaaataataaaaaaaatatgattttatcaggaagaatttagaaaccaaataaaataaaatgattttttcagggagaatttagaaaacaaataaaaccaaaaataggcgttctatggcccactgactgagagatgacgcacacaggagtcaggagtggcacacaaacccagaggccaatatttttctaccaatgattgatgtagttattttctctggtagattttagaacccaaatcaaggaaaaaaaatataggctttctatggaccacaattggagagagagagagagagagagagagagagagagagatggcacacccaggagtcaagactggcacacaagcagaaaggccaatattaatctcccactgtttttttggttgttttttttttttttttttcagggagactttagaaataaaaataataaaaaaaatatgattttatcaggaagaatttagaaaccaaataaaataaaatgattttttcagggagaatttagaaaacaaataaaaccaaaaatatgcgttctatggcccactgactgagagagagagagagatggaacgcttagtactggcacacaagcccaaagggcaatattaatctccctttttttttccagggagaatttctgaaacccaaaaaaaaaataaaataggctttctatggcccactatttgtgagagagatgggacgctcaggactggcacagatggcacgctcaggactggcacagaagcccagaggccaatattaatctccctttttttctgggagaatttataaaaccaaaaaaatatttaaataggctttctatggcccactatttgtgagagagatggcacgctcaggactggcacagatggcacgctcacaactggcacacaagcccagaggccaatattaatctcccttttttcagggaaaatttataaaacaaaaaaaaaaattaaataggctttctatggcccactatttgtgagagagatggcacgctcagggctggcacagatggcacgctcaggactggcacacaagcccagaggccaatattaatctccctttttttcagggagaatttataaaacccccaaaaaaaataaaataggctttctatggcccactatttgtgagagagatgggacgctcaggactggcacagatggcacgctcaggactggcacagaagcccagaggccaatattaatctccctttttttctgggagaatttataaaaccaaaaaaatatttaaataggctttctatggcccactatttgtgagagagatggcacgctcaggactggcacagatggcacgctcacaactggcacacaagcccagaggccaatattaatctcccttttttcagggagaatttctaaaacccaaaaaaaaaataaaataggctttctatggcccactatttgtgagagagatgggacgctcaggactggcacagatggcacgctcaggactggcacagaagcccagaggccaatattaatctccctttttttctgggagaatttataaaaccaaaaaaatatttaaataggctttctatggcccactatttgtgagagagatggcacgctcaggactggcacagatggcacgctcacaactggcacacaagcccagaggccaatattaatctcccttttttcagggaaaattgataaaacaaaaaaaaaaattaaataggctttctatggcccactatttgtgagagagatggcacgctcagggctggctggcacagatggcacgctcaggactggcacacaagcccagaggccaatattaatctccctttttttctgggagaatttataaaaccaaaaaaatatttaaataggctttctatggcccactatttgtgagagagatggcacgctcaggactggcacagatggcacgctcacaactggcacacaagcccagaggccaatattaatctcccttttttcagggaaaattgataaaacaaaaaaaaaaattaaataggctttctatggcccactatttgtgagagagatggcacgctcagggctggctggcacagatggcacgctcaggactggcacacaagcccagaggccaatattaatctccctttttttctgggagaatttataaaaccaaaaaaatatttaaataggctttctatggcccactatttgtgagagagatggcacgctcaggactggcacagatggcacgctcacaactggcacacaagcccagaggccaatattaatctcccttttttcagggaaaatttataaaacaaaaaaaaaaattaaataggctttctatggcccactatttgtgagagagatggcacgctcagggctggcacagatggcacgctcaggactggcacacaagcccagaggccaatattaatctccctttttttcagggagaatttataaaacccccaaaaaaaataaaataggctttctatggcccactatttgtgagagagatgggacgctcaggactggcacagatggcacgctcaggactggcacagaagcccagaggccaatattaatctccctttttttctgggagaatttataaaaccaaaaaaatatttaaataggctttctatggcccactatttgtgagagagatggcacgctcaggactggcacagatggcacgctcacaactggcacacaagcccagaggccaatattaatctcccttttttcagggaaaatttataaaacaaaaaaaaaaattaaataggctttctatggcccactatttgtgagagagatggcacgctcagggctggcacagatggcacgctcaggactggcacacaagcccagaggccaatattaatctccctttttttcagggagaatttataaaacccccaaaaaaaataaaataggctttctatggcccactatttgtgagagagatgggacgctcaggactggcacagatggcacgctcaggactggcacagaagcccagaggccaatattaatctccctttttttctgggagaatttataaaaccaaaaaaatatttaaataggctttctatggcccactatttgtgagagagatggcacgctcaggactggcacagatggcacgctcacaactggcacacaagcccagaggccaatattaatctcccttttttcagggagaatttctaaaacccaaaaaaaaaataaaataggctttctatggcccactatttgtgagagagatgggacgctcaggactggcacagatggcacgctcaggactggcacagaagcccagaggccaatattaatctccctttttttctgggagaatttataaaaccaaaaaaatatttaaataggctttctatggcccactatttgtgagagagatggcacgctcaggactggcacagatggcacgctcacaactggcacacaagcccagaggccaatattaatctcccttttttcagggaaaattgataaaacaaaaaaaaaaattaaataggctttctatggcccactatttgtgagagagatggcacgctcagggctggctggcacagatggcacgctcaggactggcacacaagcccagaggccaatattaatctccctttttttctgggagaatttataaaaccaaaaaaatatttaaataggctttctatggcccactatttgtgagagagatggcacgctcaggactggcacagatggcacgctcacaactggcacacaagcccagaggccaatattaatctcccttttttcagggaaaattgataaaacaaaaaaaaaaattaaataggctttctatggcccactatttgtgagagagatggcacgctcagggctggctggcacagatggcacgctcaggactggcacacaagcccagaggccaatattaatctccctttttttctgggagaatttataaaaccaaaaaaatatttaaataggctttctatggcccactatttgtgagagagatggcacgctcaggactggcacagatggcacgctcacaactggcacacaagcccagaggccaatattaatctcccttttttcagggaaaatttataaaacaaaaaaaaaaattaaataggctttctatggcccactatttgtgagagagatggcacgctcagggctggcacagatggcacgctcaggactggcacacaagcccagaggccaatattaatctccctttttttcagggagaatttataaaacccccaaaaaaaataaaataggctttctatggcccactatttgtgagagagatgggacgctcaggactggcacagatggcacgctcaggactggcacagaagcccagaggccaatattaatctccctttttttctgggagaatttataaaaccaaaaaaatatttaaataggctttctatggcccactatttgtgagagagatggcacgctcaggactggcacagatggcacgctcacaactggcacacaagcccagaggccaatattaatctcccttttttcagggaaaatttataaaacaaaaaaaaaaattaaataggctttctatggcccactatttgtgagagagatggcacgctcagggctggcacagatggcacgctcaggactggcacacaagcccagaggccaatattaatctccctttttttcagggagaatttataaaacccccaaaaaaaataaaataggctttctatggcccactatttgtgagagagatgggacgctcaggactggcacagatggcacgctcaggactggcacagaagcccagaggccaatattaatctccctttttttctgggagaatttataaaaccaaaaaaatatttaaataggctttctatggcccactatttgtgagagagatggcacgctcaggactggcacagatggcacgctcacaactggcacacaagcccagaggccaatattaatctcccttttttcagggagaatttctaaaacccaaaaaaaaaataaaataggctttctatggcccactatttgtgagagagatgggacgctcaggactggcacagatggcacgctcaggactggcacagaagcccagaggccaatattaatctccctttttttctgggagaatttataaaaccaaaaaaatatttaaataggctttctatggcccactatttgtgagagagatggcacgctcaggactggcacagatggcacgctcacaactggcacacaagcccagaggccaatattaatctcccttttttcagggaaaattgataaaacaaaaaaaaaaattaaataggctttctatggcccactatttgtgagagagatggcacactcaggactggcacacaagcccaaaggccaatattaatctcccactgtatttttatcagggagaatttatacaccccacaaaaaaaaatacagaaaaatgaaaaggctttctatggcccactatgtgagagagatggcacacacagggatggcactctagcagaaatgccaaattgccaatcttaatctcccaccaaaaaaaaaaaaaaaaaaaaaacagggaatgtcctacaattactatctccctgcctgcagtaatctcagccaggtatggcaggcagctactatctccctgcctgcagtaatctcagccaggtatggcaggcagcaataaggagtggactgatgcacaaatgaaataaaaagtgtggacaaacaaaaaagatagctgtgcagaaaggaaggaacaagaggatttgtgctttgaaaaaagcagttggtttgcacagcggcgtacacacagcaatgcagctatcagggagccttctagggcagcccaatgagctacagcgctgaggggaaaaaaaaaaaaaaaaaaacttccactgtccctgcacaccgagggtggtgttggacagtgcaaatcgctgcagcacaagcggttttgtggttaatggaccctgcctaacgctatccctgcttctgacaaagcggcagcaacctctccctaagctcagatcagcagcagtaagatggcggtggcgggaacgcctctttatagcccctgtgacgtcgcagacagcaagccaatcactgcaatgcccttctctaagatggtggggaccaggacctatgtcatcacgctgcccacactctgcgtttaccttcattggctgagaaatggcgcttttcgcgtcattgaaacgcgactttggcgcgaaagtcgcgtaccgcatggccgaccccgcacaggggtcggatcgggtttcatgaaaccccgacttagccaaaagtcggcgacttttgaaaatgttcgacccgtttcgctcaaccctagacacagCTCCTGAGGGAAGCCGGCTCTTCCTAGAAAACTGGGTGCGGCTACTACCGAAACATCTCACTGAATTCACAGCCTTCCACGCTGCAGGGTTTACAGTCCTGGCACAGCTGACTAGCTGGGGTTTCCAGCACCATCTGGAGATATTACTGCACTATACGGAGTGTAACATGTCGGGCGCTGTACTGTAACTGCCTGCATAATGTGGCACAGTCATTTGTCAGTAggttgcagtatatgggggtactcTGCACTATTCAGATGAATAACAGCACTATGAAGGGTAAATAGAACATGAACACATACAGCGCTATATGAGGGTGCACTGCGGTATATGGAGCTTCACAGCACTATTTAGATGTATAGAGCATTATACAGGGTTTTACATCGCTATACAGCATCCCCGCTGCAAAGATGAAGCAATGATTTGGGAAACCACCAATCAGCTGCAGTGGGCGGAGCGTCTAACGTTCTCGTTGGTCACATGACTTCATCACCCAATAGAACGGCGGCATCCCCGCTGCAAAGATGAAGCAATGATTTGGGAAACCACCAATCAGTTGCAGTGGGCGGAGCGTCTAACGTTCTCGTTGGTCACATGACTTCATCACCCAATAGAACGGCGGCATCCCCGCTGCAAAGATGAAGCAATGATTTGGGAAACCACCAATCAGTTGCAGTGGGCGGAGCGTCTAACGTTCTCGTTGGTCACATGACTTCATCACCCAATAGAACGGCGGTCTGACAGCAGTGCTCATCTGCATGGCCGGGCTATAAATTCCGCCGCTCTTGGGGGCGCAGGATCATTATTCTTCTCACCTGTGCTGAGACCGGTTTGTTGTTATCATGCCTGATCCCGCCAAGTCTGCGCCTGCGCCcaagaagggctccaagaaagcCGTGACTAAGACTCAGAAGAAGGACGGCAAGAAGCGgaggaagagcaggaaggagagctacgccatctacgtgtacaaggtgctgaagcaggtccaccccgacaccggcatctcctccaaggccatgggcatcatgaactccttcgtcaacgacatcttcgagcgcatcgcaggggaagcctcccgcctggctcactacaacaagcgctccaccatcacctcccgggagatccagaccgccgtgcgcctgctgctgcccggagagctggccaagcacgccgtgtccgagggcaccaaggccgtcaccaagtacaccagcgccaagtgatcggctccgtgctccgctcctcaccccaaaggctcttctaagagccacccacaccctcactataagagccacccacactgcTCCGGTGTCCTCTCCCGTCTCCCCGAGGTGTCTGCTCGCTCCGCCCGGGGCTCTGCGCCTGGTGACGAGGGAGATGGTGAGGAAATCTCAGGAATAATCTGGGCATTGCTCAGCGAGTTGATGTGTATTCAGGGACTTCTTATTTAACTCCTTGCTGCACAGATCTCGGCATTCTGGGGTCTCGTTTATTAGTTCATTACTCTCGTTTCTCAGGTAACAGGAGCCATTTGTGGTGGAGTTGATCTAGAGCCTAATCTGGATTCTTTTTACAGTGTAAGTGACGTCATTACACTTAGAAGCGGCGGGAAATTCAAACCCCCAACCGTcctgtgttcagccaatcagcagaggGAGGAGCTAATGTTTCCAATGGTAACACGTTTACGGTTCCCGCTTTTTTCCGTCTTTTGTCTTCATATAACACCTGGTCCCAGGACCGATATCGGGAAATCTGCTTGTGTTGAGCGATCATTGGTCTCTTACATCCCACACAGGAATCTGCAGATTTCCAGGTTAGCGGCGCTGTATCCGCTCCGGTTTCCTCTCATGGATATAGAGAATGATTCGTGTTCTCCACATGCTGTGATGTTCCCGTGTGTCTGACCTGGAGACGATCAGATCGTCCCTTTCCCGTCACAATCCGTATTATGGAGACGATATACTGGTCAGGGACATATCCTACAAGAGACATTTCAGGGAAGACCAATTCTGCCCTTCCCAGCAGATCCCACCATGTCTCCCCATTACAGATCAGTCCTACGGCTGCAGGCAGGAGGTCTGTGATGGGAAATGTAGGATCATGTGTAGAAGATTGCGGAGTGTCCCTGCTCAGAACATTACCCTGTGGTGTCAGGATCTCACAGGTCAGGCAGTTACATTATCGGCCGTCACATCCTCCTCACAGGATCCCTGCTCAGTTACTGATCGTCCTTCTGTTCTATCACTTTTCCTCCCCCGCTTCATCTAGTGTCAGGACTGGCGGCTCTCgggcaatattattatttattattatagcgcc
The nucleotide sequence above comes from Ranitomeya imitator isolate aRanImi1 chromosome 7, aRanImi1.pri, whole genome shotgun sequence. Encoded proteins:
- the LOC138645983 gene encoding histone H2B 1.1-like, with amino-acid sequence MPDPAKSAPAPKKGSKKAVTKTQKKDGKKRRKSRKESYAIYVYKVLKQVHPDTGISSKAMGIMNSFVNDIFERIAGEASRLAHYNKRSTITSREIQTAVRLLLPGELAKHAVSEGTKAVTKYTSAK